The following coding sequences lie in one Stenotrophomonas rhizophila genomic window:
- a CDS encoding bifunctional alpha/beta hydrolase/class I SAM-dependent methyltransferase, whose translation MRAQHHLQFHSFDGQPLFYRHWSASGLAATRRAVVLLHRGHEHSGRVAHLVDELDLPDTDVFAWDARGNGQSPGERGDAPGFEALVRDLDSFIAHIGQQHGIAVQDIAIIAQSVGAVVAATWVHDYAPPLRALVLASPAFKVKLYVPLAVPGLKLMQKLRGNFFVNSYVKPQWLTHDPERVESYRTDPLITRPISVRVLLGLYEAADRVVGDAQAITVPTQLLVSGSDFVVHRAPQDRFYERLSSPIKERHLLPGFFHDTLGERDRAPAIAAIRRFVSERFAQPLVRPSLRDAHRHGPTFDEAEILSWPPQRNSAKDLYWRFTRGGLRFGGTLSEGIALGLESGFDSGSTLDYIYRDQARGSGPLGRMIDRNYLDAIGWRGIRIRRTHVRELLQLAALHLHGEGRPVRVLDVAAGHGRYVLDALAQGEQRADAITLRDFSDRNVIDGRKLISEFGADDIATFEQGDAFDAASLAALPVAPTLSTVSGLYELFADNDAVLRSLQGIAAAMREGGYLVYTGQPWHPQLEFIARALTSHREGAAWVMRRRTQQEMDELVRLAGFEKVTQRIDRFGIFTVSLARRVLP comes from the coding sequence ATGCGCGCACAGCACCATCTGCAGTTCCACAGTTTTGATGGCCAGCCGCTGTTCTACCGGCATTGGTCGGCCAGCGGGTTGGCTGCCACGCGGCGTGCGGTGGTGCTGCTGCATCGCGGCCATGAGCACTCTGGCCGGGTAGCGCATCTGGTCGATGAGCTGGACCTGCCCGACACCGATGTGTTTGCCTGGGATGCGCGCGGCAACGGCCAGTCGCCGGGCGAGCGCGGCGATGCGCCGGGGTTCGAGGCGCTGGTGCGCGACCTGGACAGTTTCATCGCCCATATCGGCCAGCAGCATGGCATCGCCGTGCAGGACATCGCGATCATCGCCCAGAGCGTGGGCGCGGTGGTCGCCGCCACCTGGGTGCACGACTACGCGCCGCCGCTGCGCGCGCTGGTCCTGGCCTCGCCGGCCTTCAAGGTCAAGCTGTACGTGCCGTTGGCGGTGCCCGGCCTGAAACTGATGCAGAAGCTGCGCGGCAACTTCTTCGTCAACAGCTACGTCAAGCCGCAATGGCTCACCCACGATCCGGAGCGGGTGGAAAGCTACCGCACCGATCCGCTGATCACCCGGCCCATCTCGGTGCGCGTGCTGCTGGGCCTGTACGAGGCCGCCGATCGCGTGGTGGGCGATGCGCAGGCCATCACCGTGCCGACCCAGCTGCTGGTGTCCGGGTCGGACTTCGTGGTGCATCGCGCGCCGCAGGACCGTTTCTACGAGCGGCTGTCCTCGCCGATCAAGGAACGCCACCTGTTGCCGGGCTTCTTCCACGACACCCTGGGCGAGCGTGACCGTGCACCGGCCATCGCGGCCATCCGCCGCTTTGTCAGCGAGCGGTTCGCGCAGCCGCTGGTGCGGCCCAGCCTGCGCGATGCGCACCGGCATGGCCCCACCTTCGACGAGGCGGAAATCCTGTCCTGGCCCCCGCAGCGCAACAGCGCCAAGGACCTGTACTGGCGCTTCACCCGGGGCGGGCTGCGCTTCGGCGGCACGCTGTCGGAGGGCATTGCGCTGGGCCTGGAAAGCGGCTTCGATTCGGGCAGCACGCTGGACTACATCTACCGCGACCAGGCGCGCGGGAGCGGCCCGCTGGGCCGCATGATCGACCGCAACTACCTGGACGCGATCGGCTGGCGTGGCATCCGCATCCGCCGCACCCATGTGCGCGAGCTGCTGCAGCTGGCCGCGTTGCACCTGCATGGCGAAGGGCGCCCGGTGCGCGTGCTGGACGTGGCCGCCGGGCATGGCCGCTACGTGCTCGATGCACTGGCCCAGGGCGAACAGCGCGCCGACGCGATCACCCTGCGCGACTTCAGCGACCGCAACGTCATCGACGGGCGCAAGCTCATCAGCGAATTCGGTGCCGATGACATCGCCACCTTCGAACAGGGCGATGCGTTCGATGCGGCTTCGCTGGCAGCCCTGCCGGTGGCCCCCACGCTGTCCACGGTGTCGGGGCTGTACGAGCTGTTCGCCGACAACGATGCGGTACTGCGCTCGCTGCAGGGCATCGCCGCGGCCATGCGCGAAGGCGGCTACCTGGTCTACACCGGGCAGCCGTGGCACCCACAGCTGGAGTTCATCGCGCGCGCGCTCACCAGCCACCGCGAGGGTGCGGCCTGGGTGATGCGCCGGCGTACCCAGCAGGAAATGGATGAACTGGTGCGCCTGGCCGGGTTCGAGAAGGTCACCCAGCGCATCGACCGCTTCGGCATCTTCACCGTGTCGCTGGCGCGCCGGGTGCTGCCGTGA
- a CDS encoding phosphatase PAP2/dual specificity phosphatase family protein has product MTEGVRPWRRALLWLALLGPFFFLSYGLANAMAGRLSYVPSIVFDWEASIPFQPWTIVPYWSIDLFYVASFFICTQRAELDMHARRLLTAQVLSVACFLLWPLRFSLERPETAGVFGWLFDVLLGFDKPFNQAPSLHIVLLVVLWVRFQQHLRGWWRAALHVWFALIGISVLTTWQHHFVDVPTGVAVGWLCVWLWPAHGRSPLAHWQWAQDGTRWRLAMLYGLGSALCASLALTFSGWVLWLGWPAVSLALVALGYAALGTAVFQKQEDGRLSMAARWLLAPYLLAAWLNSRWWTRRAPQPQLVIDGVWLGRMPAAGASLPMSTVVDVCAELPFAGQVRHYRSVPMLDLATPTAHDLQRAAEAIAHGHRRGEVLVCCALGYSRSAAAVATWLCRSGHADSADAAIRLLQLDCPHIVLHDRHRDAIEQAVRDAAAANGSTQVSA; this is encoded by the coding sequence GTGACCGAGGGCGTGCGGCCCTGGCGCCGCGCCCTGCTGTGGCTGGCCTTGCTGGGGCCGTTCTTCTTCCTCAGCTATGGCCTGGCCAATGCGATGGCCGGGCGCCTGTCCTACGTGCCCTCCATCGTGTTCGACTGGGAAGCGTCCATTCCGTTCCAGCCGTGGACCATCGTGCCGTACTGGTCCATCGACCTGTTCTACGTGGCCTCGTTCTTCATCTGCACCCAGCGCGCCGAACTGGACATGCATGCGCGCCGGCTGCTCACCGCGCAGGTGCTTTCGGTGGCCTGTTTCCTGCTTTGGCCGTTGCGCTTCAGCCTGGAGCGACCGGAAACGGCCGGCGTGTTCGGCTGGCTGTTCGACGTGCTGCTGGGCTTCGACAAGCCCTTCAACCAGGCTCCCTCGCTGCACATCGTGCTGCTGGTGGTGCTGTGGGTGCGCTTCCAGCAGCACCTGCGCGGGTGGTGGCGGGCGGCCCTGCACGTGTGGTTTGCGTTGATCGGCATTTCGGTGCTGACCACCTGGCAGCATCACTTCGTGGACGTGCCCACCGGCGTGGCCGTGGGCTGGTTGTGCGTGTGGCTGTGGCCGGCGCACGGCCGCTCGCCGTTGGCCCACTGGCAGTGGGCGCAGGACGGCACGCGTTGGCGGCTGGCGATGCTGTACGGATTGGGCAGTGCGCTGTGCGCGTCGCTGGCGCTGACGTTCAGTGGCTGGGTGCTGTGGCTGGGCTGGCCGGCGGTGTCCCTGGCGCTGGTGGCGCTGGGCTACGCCGCGTTGGGCACGGCGGTGTTCCAGAAGCAGGAAGACGGCCGGCTGAGCATGGCCGCGCGCTGGTTGCTGGCCCCGTACCTGCTGGCAGCGTGGTTGAACTCGCGCTGGTGGACCCGGCGCGCGCCGCAGCCGCAACTGGTGATCGACGGCGTGTGGCTCGGGCGCATGCCGGCCGCGGGGGCGTCCTTGCCGATGTCGACCGTGGTGGACGTGTGTGCCGAGCTGCCCTTCGCGGGGCAGGTGCGGCACTACCGCAGCGTGCCGATGCTGGACCTGGCCACCCCCACCGCGCACGACCTGCAGCGTGCTGCCGAGGCCATTGCACACGGGCATCGTCGTGGCGAGGTGCTGGTGTGCTGCGCGCTGGGGTATTCGCGCAGTGCCGCAGCCGTAGCCACCTGGTTGTGCCGCAGCGGGCACGCCGACAGTGCCGACGCGGCGATCCGCCTGCTGCAGCTGGATTGCCCGCATATCGTGCTGCATGACCGGCACCGCGATGCGATTGAACAGGCTGTGCGCGATGCCGCAGCCGCCAACGGAAGCACACAGGTGAGCGCATGA
- a CDS encoding lysophospholipid acyltransferase family protein, with amino-acid sequence MFADLIARGCSFAIRALTGARALWQGCAPSSDHRVYYGNHASHGDFVLIWSALPITLRRQVRPVAAADYWQRDGLRRYLIHAVFNGVLIERDATKRTEDPIACLCQAVDEGNSLILFPEGTRNPDEGVLPFKSGIYHLARQRPELEFVPVWIDNLKRVMPKGRWLPLPLLCTTTFGEPLRLKADEDKDRFLERARLSLMALDPQPRRERA; translated from the coding sequence ATGTTTGCTGACCTCATCGCGCGCGGCTGCAGCTTCGCCATCCGCGCGCTCACCGGTGCGCGCGCGCTGTGGCAGGGTTGCGCCCCGTCCAGCGACCACCGCGTGTACTACGGCAACCATGCCAGCCACGGGGATTTCGTGCTGATCTGGTCGGCGCTGCCGATCACCCTGCGCCGCCAGGTGCGGCCGGTGGCAGCGGCCGACTACTGGCAGCGCGATGGCCTGCGCCGCTACCTGATCCACGCGGTGTTCAACGGCGTGCTGATCGAGCGCGATGCGACCAAACGCACTGAAGACCCGATTGCCTGCCTGTGCCAGGCCGTGGATGAAGGCAACTCGCTGATCCTGTTCCCCGAAGGCACGCGCAATCCCGACGAGGGCGTGCTGCCGTTCAAGAGCGGCATCTACCACCTGGCCCGGCAGCGTCCGGAACTGGAGTTCGTGCCGGTGTGGATCGACAACCTCAAGCGGGTGATGCCCAAGGGCCGCTGGCTGCCGCTGCCGCTGCTGTGCACCACCACCTTCGGCGAGCCGCTGCGGCTGAAGGCCGATGAAGACAAGGACCGCTTCCTGGAGCGCGCGCGGCTGTCGCTGATGGCGCTGGACCCGCAGCCGCGCAGGGAGCGCGCATGA
- a CDS encoding phosphatidate cytidylyltransferase, producing the protein MTAWLSTLATDVAQLSTHAQTRLLFAGIAAVLVVATLIAETLRWRARHAPSSVLANLVSRIRAWWVMAAVVALAFFFGRTGVVLLFALVSLFALREFITLTPTRAGDYYALLAAFYVVLPWQYWLVWTDWYGMYTLLIPVYAFLFLPILATIGGDTTDYLERTSKVQWGLMICVFCISHVPALLNLKLAGVDPARNLLLFAFLVIVVQSSDVLQYIWGKLIGKRLIAPKLSPSKTVEGFIGGVLSASALGAALWWLTPFTPWQAFGMSLAVNLMGFWGGLVMSAIKRDRGIKDWGHMIEGHGGMLDRLDSVCFAAPVFFHLVRYFWSA; encoded by the coding sequence ATGACCGCCTGGCTCTCGACACTGGCCACCGACGTGGCGCAGTTGTCCACGCACGCGCAGACGCGCCTGCTGTTTGCCGGTATCGCGGCGGTGCTGGTGGTGGCCACGCTCATCGCCGAAACCCTGCGCTGGCGCGCGCGGCATGCGCCCAGCAGCGTGCTGGCCAACCTGGTGTCGCGGATCCGCGCGTGGTGGGTGATGGCGGCCGTGGTCGCGCTGGCGTTCTTCTTCGGGCGAACCGGCGTGGTACTGCTGTTCGCGCTGGTGTCGTTGTTCGCGCTGCGCGAGTTCATCACGCTCACCCCCACCCGCGCCGGCGATTACTACGCGTTACTGGCCGCGTTCTATGTGGTGCTGCCGTGGCAGTACTGGCTGGTGTGGACCGACTGGTACGGCATGTACACCTTGCTGATTCCGGTCTACGCGTTCCTGTTCCTGCCCATCCTGGCCACCATCGGCGGCGACACCACCGACTACCTGGAGCGGACGTCCAAGGTGCAGTGGGGGTTGATGATCTGCGTGTTCTGCATCTCGCACGTGCCGGCGCTGCTGAACCTCAAGCTGGCCGGGGTGGACCCGGCGCGCAACCTGCTGTTGTTCGCGTTCCTGGTGATCGTGGTGCAGTCCTCGGACGTGCTGCAGTACATCTGGGGCAAGCTGATCGGCAAGCGCCTGATCGCGCCGAAGCTGTCGCCGTCCAAGACCGTGGAGGGCTTCATCGGCGGCGTGCTGTCGGCCAGTGCGCTGGGCGCGGCCCTGTGGTGGCTGACCCCGTTCACGCCGTGGCAGGCGTTCGGCATGTCGCTGGCGGTCAACCTGATGGGCTTCTGGGGCGGTCTGGTGATGTCAGCGATCAAGCGCGATCGCGGCATCAAGGACTGGGGCCACATGATCGAGGGCCATGGCGGCATGCTCGACCGGCTGGATTCGGTGTGCTTCGCCGCGCCGGTGTTCTTCCACCTGGTACGGTATTTCTGGAGCGCGTGA
- the fis gene encoding DNA-binding transcriptional regulator Fis, which translates to MNAVLSRPDNSRGAPKPPLREHVAQSVRRYLRDLDGCDADDVYEIVLREMEIPLFVEVLNHCEGNQSRAAAMLGIHRATLRKKLKEYGIAT; encoded by the coding sequence TTGAACGCTGTCCTTTCTCGTCCTGACAATAGTCGTGGCGCGCCGAAGCCACCGCTGCGCGAACACGTGGCCCAATCGGTCCGACGCTACCTGCGCGACCTGGATGGCTGCGATGCCGACGATGTGTACGAGATCGTGCTGCGCGAAATGGAAATCCCGTTGTTCGTGGAAGTGCTCAACCACTGCGAAGGCAACCAGAGCCGCGCCGCGGCCATGCTGGGCATCCACCGCGCCACGCTGCGCAAGAAGCTGAAGGAATACGGCATCGCCACCTGA
- a CDS encoding DUF3426 domain-containing protein, protein MTEPTPPPRRPLATFLRASPDDAPRERPLPDDAPPAAHDAARETPAQITPPQVAVFDPPPAERDDREQRAADVSQWEPAHAAASVNDDTAHVAACDPMPQQDAADDDGSVDVPAPVIGAGSAPAPSFMRLRAARLHTPRWQWGVLAGLVLLLVLQIAVADRARLAADAGSRPWIAGLCSVLRCTLPAWQEPAAFSMISRDVRPVPGQPGALQVQASFRNDARWAQAWPALRLSLSDADGRVIGTGVFAPHDYLDRSLDANSVLEPGQSAQIAFRVREPAASTVAFTFEFQ, encoded by the coding sequence ATGACCGAGCCTACCCCGCCACCCCGCCGCCCGCTGGCCACCTTCCTGCGCGCCAGCCCGGACGATGCGCCGCGCGAGCGGCCGCTGCCGGACGATGCACCGCCGGCCGCACATGACGCGGCGCGCGAGACGCCTGCGCAGATCACGCCGCCGCAGGTCGCGGTGTTCGATCCGCCGCCGGCCGAACGCGATGACCGTGAGCAGCGCGCGGCGGACGTATCGCAATGGGAACCGGCGCACGCTGCGGCCAGCGTCAACGATGACACCGCGCACGTTGCCGCCTGCGACCCGATGCCGCAGCAGGATGCGGCCGACGACGACGGTAGCGTGGACGTGCCTGCACCGGTGATCGGCGCAGGCAGTGCCCCCGCACCGAGCTTCATGCGGCTGCGTGCCGCGCGCCTGCACACCCCGCGCTGGCAATGGGGCGTACTGGCCGGGCTGGTGCTGTTGCTGGTGCTGCAGATCGCCGTGGCCGACCGCGCGCGGTTGGCCGCCGATGCCGGCAGCCGGCCGTGGATTGCCGGGCTGTGCAGCGTGCTGCGCTGCACGTTGCCCGCGTGGCAGGAGCCCGCAGCGTTCAGCATGATCAGCCGCGACGTGCGTCCGGTGCCGGGCCAGCCCGGCGCACTGCAGGTGCAGGCCAGCTTCCGCAACGATGCGCGCTGGGCCCAGGCCTGGCCCGCACTGCGGCTGTCGTTGTCCGATGCCGATGGCCGCGTGATCGGCACCGGGGTGTTTGCCCCGCACGATTACCTGGACCGTTCGCTTGACGCCAACAGCGTATTGGAACCTGGCCAAAGCGCACAGATTGCGTTCCGCGTACGCGAGCCCGCCGCCTCCACCGTCGCATTCACCTTCGAGTTCCAGTAG
- the prmA gene encoding 50S ribosomal protein L11 methyltransferase, translating into MPFLELTLRCSESTQPRYENALDDVGALAVTLLDADADTSNERAILEPGVGETPLWNDLVLTALFAAETNALALLAALEAFDPGLDWSDASFRAVADEDWERAWLDQFQPMAFGERTWIVPWNHELPEAAQADDAAVIRLDPGLAFGSGTHPTTALCLRWLDSLAADGVLGGQTVLDFGCGSGILALAAVKLGAARAVGVDNDPQAVIATGDNAQRNGLEDRLQVYLPHDEPPATYPVVVANILASALDALADVLAARVAPGGRIALSGILHGQEDELLVRYAPWFEQLETAQDEDWMRITGVRRA; encoded by the coding sequence ATGCCGTTCCTGGAACTCACCCTCCGCTGCAGCGAATCCACCCAGCCCCGCTACGAAAATGCGCTGGACGATGTCGGCGCGCTGGCGGTGACCCTGCTCGACGCCGATGCCGATACCAGCAACGAGCGCGCCATCCTGGAACCGGGCGTGGGCGAAACCCCGCTGTGGAACGACCTGGTACTGACCGCACTGTTCGCAGCCGAGACCAACGCACTGGCGCTGCTGGCCGCGCTGGAGGCGTTCGACCCGGGCCTGGACTGGTCCGATGCCAGCTTCCGTGCGGTAGCCGATGAAGACTGGGAGCGCGCGTGGCTGGACCAGTTCCAGCCGATGGCGTTCGGCGAGCGCACCTGGATTGTGCCGTGGAACCATGAGCTGCCCGAGGCCGCACAGGCCGACGATGCCGCCGTGATCCGCCTCGACCCGGGCCTGGCGTTCGGCTCGGGCACCCACCCCACCACCGCGTTGTGCCTGCGCTGGTTGGACAGCCTGGCCGCCGACGGCGTGCTGGGCGGTCAGACCGTGCTCGATTTCGGCTGCGGCTCGGGCATCCTGGCGCTGGCGGCGGTGAAGCTGGGCGCGGCGCGTGCCGTGGGCGTGGACAACGACCCGCAGGCGGTGATCGCCACCGGCGACAACGCGCAGCGCAATGGCCTGGAAGATCGCCTGCAGGTCTACCTGCCGCACGACGAGCCGCCGGCCACCTACCCGGTGGTGGTGGCCAACATCCTGGCCTCGGCACTGGATGCACTGGCCGATGTGCTGGCCGCACGCGTGGCCCCCGGTGGGCGCATCGCGTTGTCGGGCATCCTGCACGGCCAGGAAGACGAGCTGCTGGTGCGCTATGCGCCGTGGTTCGAGCAGCTGGAAACCGCCCAGGACGAAGACTGGATGCGCATCACCGGCGTGCGCCGCGCCTGA
- the accC gene encoding acetyl-CoA carboxylase biotin carboxylase subunit, which translates to MLDKVVIANRGEIALRILRACHTLGIRTVAVHSTVDRNLKHVAMADESVCIGPAPSSESYLNIPALIAAAEVTDAQAIHPGYGFLSENADFAERVEESGFIFIGPKADTIRLMGDKVEAIRAMKAAGVPCVPGSGGPLTDDIVANTKIAREIGYPVIIKASGGGGGRGMRVVHAEASLKAAIETTKSEAKAAFSNDQVYMEKFLENPRHVEIQVLADGQGNAIHLGERDCSMQRRHQKVVEEAPAPGISDEMREQIGKVCVEACIRIGYRGAGTFEFLFEDGRFYFIEMNTRVQVEHPVTEMVTGIDLVCEQLRIAAGQKLTIKQSDVVLTGHAIECRINAEDAETFVPSPGQITAFHPPGGPGVRVDTHIYSGYRVPPNYDSMIGKLIVHGPDRETAIARMRVALSEMVVDGIKTNVALQQRIMRDKGFQAGGQNIHYLEKRLAERKNKSIALT; encoded by the coding sequence ATGCTCGACAAAGTCGTTATTGCCAACCGAGGGGAAATCGCGCTGCGCATCCTGCGCGCGTGCCACACCCTGGGCATCCGCACGGTGGCCGTGCATTCCACGGTCGACCGCAACCTCAAGCACGTGGCCATGGCCGACGAGTCGGTCTGCATTGGTCCGGCACCGTCGTCTGAGAGCTACCTCAACATTCCGGCGCTGATTGCCGCGGCGGAAGTCACCGACGCCCAGGCCATCCACCCGGGTTACGGCTTCCTGTCGGAGAACGCCGACTTCGCCGAGCGCGTGGAAGAGTCCGGTTTCATCTTCATCGGCCCCAAGGCCGACACCATCCGCCTGATGGGCGACAAGGTGGAAGCGATCCGCGCGATGAAGGCTGCCGGCGTGCCGTGCGTGCCCGGCTCGGGCGGCCCGCTCACCGACGACATCGTGGCCAACACCAAGATTGCCCGTGAGATCGGCTACCCGGTCATCATCAAGGCCTCCGGTGGCGGCGGCGGTCGCGGCATGCGCGTGGTGCATGCCGAGGCGTCGTTGAAGGCGGCCATTGAGACCACCAAGTCCGAAGCGAAGGCCGCCTTCAGCAACGACCAGGTGTACATGGAGAAGTTCCTGGAGAATCCGCGCCACGTGGAGATCCAGGTGCTGGCCGACGGCCAGGGCAACGCCATCCACCTGGGTGAGCGCGACTGCTCGATGCAGCGCCGCCACCAGAAGGTGGTGGAAGAAGCACCGGCACCGGGCATCAGCGACGAAATGCGCGAGCAGATCGGCAAGGTATGCGTGGAGGCCTGCATCCGCATCGGCTACCGTGGCGCGGGCACCTTCGAGTTCCTGTTCGAAGACGGCCGTTTCTACTTCATCGAAATGAACACCCGCGTGCAGGTGGAGCATCCGGTGACGGAGATGGTGACCGGCATCGACCTGGTCTGCGAACAGCTGCGCATTGCCGCCGGCCAGAAGTTGACCATCAAGCAGAGCGACGTGGTGCTGACCGGCCACGCGATCGAATGCCGCATCAACGCCGAAGACGCCGAAACCTTCGTGCCGAGCCCGGGGCAGATCACCGCCTTCCATCCGCCGGGTGGTCCCGGTGTGCGCGTGGATACCCACATCTACAGTGGTTACCGTGTGCCGCCGAACTACGACTCGATGATCGGCAAGCTGATCGTGCACGGCCCGGACCGCGAAACCGCGATCGCGCGCATGCGCGTGGCGCTGAGCGAAATGGTGGTTGATGGCATCAAGACCAACGTGGCGCTGCAGCAGCGGATCATGCGCGACAAGGGCTTCCAGGCCGGTGGGCAGAACATCCACTACCTGGAAAAGCGCCTGGCCGAACGCAAGAACAAGTCGATTGCGTTGACCTGA
- the accB gene encoding acetyl-CoA carboxylase biotin carboxyl carrier protein: protein MDLRKIKKLIDLLEESNLAEIEIKEGEESVRLSRAPVSGYGMMQAAPQMMMAPAPVQAAAAPAMPMQSPTEASTGGTAKAGNALPDGHVLRAPMVGTFYSSSSPDKPAFVSVGQAVKAGETLAIIEAMKMFNPIEADVSGTIVAILGENGQPVEFDQPLFVIG from the coding sequence ATGGATCTCCGCAAAATCAAGAAGCTGATCGACCTGCTGGAAGAGTCGAACCTCGCCGAAATCGAAATCAAGGAAGGCGAAGAGTCCGTGCGCCTGTCGCGCGCCCCGGTCTCCGGCTACGGCATGATGCAGGCCGCCCCGCAGATGATGATGGCGCCCGCGCCGGTGCAGGCCGCCGCGGCCCCGGCGATGCCGATGCAGTCGCCCACCGAAGCCTCCACCGGCGGCACCGCCAAGGCCGGTAACGCCCTGCCGGACGGCCACGTGCTGCGCGCCCCGATGGTCGGCACCTTCTACTCGTCGTCCTCGCCGGACAAGCCGGCCTTCGTGTCGGTGGGCCAGGCCGTGAAGGCAGGCGAAACGCTGGCGATCATCGAAGCGATGAAGATGTTCAACCCGATCGAAGCCGATGTTTCCGGCACCATCGTCGCCATCCTGGGCGAAAACGGCCAGCCGGTCGAATTCGACCAGCCGCTGTTCGTGATCGGCTAA